The Cohnella abietis genome has a segment encoding these proteins:
- the purF gene encoding amidophosphoribosyltransferase, whose translation MTSSVANGGVKVDRFWTGDYYNEGVGGKDSIFDKLKEECGVFGVFGHPDAANLSYYGLHALQHRGEESCGICTSDDDSFHYHRGMGLVKEVFDRDRLEALTGSQAIGHVRYSTSGASRLANAQPLVFKYRGGDLAVATNGNLVNEPGIRKELEEAGSIFQTTSDTEVIAHLIARSPKDLVEAVKEAFARLIGGFAFLIQTKDRLIAACDVHGLRPLVMGRLGDAYIFASESCALETIGAIYERDVQPGELLVLDKDGLHEDRFAPMVRRAVCAMEYIYFARPDSDIYGVNLHSSRKRMGQQLAQEAFIDADIVTGVPDSSISAAIGYAEQTGIPYELGLIKNKYTGRTFIQPSQELREKGVKMKLSAVRKVVAGKRVVMIDDSIVRGTTSLRIVNMLREAGALEVHVRITSPPFMNPCYYGIDTPNPADLIASSKTVEEIRQAINADSLYFLSETGLKDSVGGHDDEFNRGLCLACFNNDYPTPVKFEDAKLTSCGCD comes from the coding sequence ATGACATCAAGCGTAGCGAACGGAGGGGTGAAGGTGGATCGCTTCTGGACCGGAGACTACTATAACGAGGGAGTCGGCGGTAAAGACTCTATTTTCGATAAGCTTAAAGAGGAATGCGGAGTATTCGGGGTGTTCGGACATCCCGATGCCGCTAACCTATCCTACTATGGCCTCCATGCTCTACAGCACCGGGGAGAAGAAAGCTGCGGGATTTGTACGTCAGATGATGACAGCTTTCATTATCACCGTGGAATGGGCTTAGTTAAAGAGGTTTTTGATCGTGATCGTTTGGAGGCTTTGACGGGTTCTCAGGCCATTGGCCACGTTCGTTATTCTACTTCTGGAGCTAGCCGATTGGCGAATGCTCAGCCGCTTGTTTTTAAATATCGCGGTGGCGATTTGGCAGTGGCAACGAACGGGAACCTAGTTAACGAACCGGGCATTCGCAAAGAGCTGGAGGAAGCAGGCTCGATCTTCCAGACGACGAGTGATACTGAGGTTATTGCCCATCTTATCGCTCGTTCACCTAAGGATCTTGTAGAGGCAGTCAAGGAAGCCTTTGCTCGTTTGATTGGTGGGTTTGCTTTCCTTATTCAAACAAAGGATCGTCTAATCGCTGCTTGTGATGTGCACGGACTTCGTCCACTTGTGATGGGGCGCCTCGGTGATGCTTATATTTTCGCCTCGGAATCCTGTGCATTGGAAACTATCGGTGCTATCTACGAACGTGACGTTCAGCCAGGTGAGCTACTTGTGCTTGATAAGGATGGACTGCATGAGGATCGGTTTGCTCCGATGGTACGTCGTGCAGTATGTGCGATGGAGTACATTTATTTTGCTCGGCCGGACAGTGATATTTATGGTGTAAACCTGCATTCCTCGCGCAAACGTATGGGTCAGCAGCTTGCCCAAGAAGCATTCATTGATGCGGATATCGTAACGGGTGTGCCGGATTCCAGTATTTCTGCTGCAATCGGCTATGCGGAGCAAACAGGTATTCCCTACGAGCTTGGCTTGATCAAAAATAAATATACCGGTCGTACCTTTATTCAGCCTTCCCAAGAGCTGCGCGAAAAAGGTGTGAAAATGAAGCTGTCAGCTGTTCGCAAAGTCGTTGCAGGCAAGCGGGTTGTCATGATTGATGATTCGATTGTTCGTGGAACGACATCCCTGCGGATTGTTAACATGCTTCGAGAAGCAGGTGCCCTCGAGGTACATGTGAGAATAACATCTCCTCCTTTTATGAATCCTTGTTACTATGGCATTGATACACCTAACCCTGCGGACCTCATCGCATCAAGCAAAACAGTCGAGGAAATCCGTCAGGCCATTAATGCCGACTCGCTCTATTTTCTAAGTGAGACAGGTTTGAAGGATTCCGTCGGTGGTCATGATGACGAATTTAATCGCGGCCTATGCCTAGCATGCTTCAACAACGATTATCCAACACCAGTCAAGTTCGAGGATGCTAAACTAACTTCTTGCGGCTGTGACTAA
- the purQ gene encoding phosphoribosylformylglycinamidine synthase subunit PurQ, with translation MKFAVIVFPGSNCDIDCFKAVEDTVGQSVDYVFHTATDLSAYDAILVPGGFSYGDYLRCGAIAQFAPVMTEVRKAAEAGKFILGICNGFQILTEAGLLPGALIRNNSLKFRCHQVNLVVENTSTAFTNAYAQGETIEIPIAHGEGSYYVDDATLATLKANNQIVFRYAGENPNGSVDNIAGVSNEAGNVVGMMPHPERAIAEILGSSDGARMFTSVLNAWRERNGAASIS, from the coding sequence ATGAAATTTGCAGTTATTGTGTTTCCGGGCTCCAACTGTGACATCGACTGCTTCAAGGCAGTAGAGGATACGGTTGGACAGTCTGTTGATTATGTATTCCATACAGCTACTGACCTTTCAGCATATGACGCTATTCTTGTTCCAGGTGGATTCTCCTACGGAGACTATCTGCGTTGCGGCGCTATCGCCCAGTTCGCTCCTGTAATGACGGAGGTTCGCAAAGCAGCCGAAGCAGGTAAGTTCATCTTAGGGATTTGCAATGGGTTCCAAATTCTTACGGAAGCGGGACTTCTTCCAGGAGCACTCATTCGTAACAACTCATTGAAATTCCGTTGTCACCAAGTCAATCTCGTTGTGGAGAACACCTCGACTGCTTTCACGAATGCATATGCACAAGGCGAAACCATCGAAATTCCTATCGCCCACGGCGAAGGAAGCTATTATGTAGACGATGCTACGCTAGCAACTCTTAAAGCGAACAATCAAATCGTTTTCCGGTATGCCGGAGAAAATCCGAATGGGTCTGTCGATAATATTGCCGGAGTTAGCAACGAAGCGGGTAATGTTGTTGGAATGATGCCGCATCCAGAGCGGGCGATTGCTGAAATCCTTGGCTCGTCAGATGGAGCACGCATGTTTACGTCAGTACTTAATGCTTGGAGGGAACGCAATGGCGCAGCAAGTATCAGCTAA
- the purK gene encoding 5-(carboxyamino)imidazole ribonucleotide synthase: MSDANKLVSLFAGAGDICGELGCEVPVYKEEIPQASPRTILPGSTIGVLGGGQLGRMLAHSGNRLGYSFVTLDPTPDSPCGQTAKQIVANYDDQQAALELAKQSDVITYEFENVDASVAAMLEKESYVPQGSTLLYTTQHRLREKKAIEAAGVRVAPYAEIVSLESLRASASALGLPAVLKTATGGYDGKGQWVLRAEDELEQAWNEASRSGTQLVLEKFIIFDKEISVIAARSPSGEVRTFPPAENIHIHNILHLSIVPARIEEAVRNEAEKLAVSIAETLGVVGLIAVELFLTADGQLFVNELAPRPHNSGHYTMEACRTSQFEQHVRAICNLPLGDSALLTPVVMANILGEHMEPLLEWMKEHDVVAEQLGVEPKVHLYGKAEAKHKRKMGHLNVLAPNVEAALEWISQSNIWRV, from the coding sequence ATGAGCGATGCTAATAAGCTAGTGAGCTTGTTTGCGGGTGCAGGCGACATTTGCGGTGAATTGGGCTGTGAGGTGCCAGTATATAAAGAAGAGATTCCTCAAGCTAGCCCAAGGACGATCTTACCTGGTTCTACGATTGGTGTGTTAGGCGGAGGGCAGCTGGGACGTATGCTGGCTCACTCAGGCAATCGTCTGGGCTACAGCTTCGTAACCCTTGATCCAACTCCTGATTCCCCGTGTGGGCAGACAGCTAAGCAGATTGTTGCGAATTATGATGATCAGCAGGCAGCACTAGAGCTTGCGAAACAATCTGATGTTATTACTTATGAATTTGAGAATGTGGATGCGAGCGTTGCAGCCATGCTGGAGAAGGAATCTTACGTTCCCCAGGGAAGCACGCTACTGTATACGACTCAGCACCGTCTGCGCGAGAAGAAAGCGATAGAAGCTGCGGGTGTTAGAGTTGCTCCTTATGCGGAAATTGTAAGCCTTGAAAGCTTAAGGGCTTCTGCATCTGCTCTGGGTCTACCTGCTGTGCTGAAAACAGCGACCGGAGGCTATGATGGCAAGGGTCAATGGGTTCTACGTGCAGAGGATGAGCTAGAACAGGCGTGGAATGAGGCAAGCCGAAGCGGAACACAGCTGGTGCTTGAGAAATTTATTATTTTCGACAAGGAAATTTCCGTGATAGCGGCGCGTAGCCCTTCGGGTGAGGTTAGAACGTTCCCTCCAGCGGAAAATATCCACATTCATAATATATTGCACCTATCTATCGTCCCAGCTCGTATTGAAGAAGCGGTACGGAATGAAGCTGAAAAGCTCGCCGTCTCTATTGCCGAAACTCTCGGTGTTGTCGGATTAATAGCTGTTGAACTGTTTCTGACAGCGGATGGACAATTGTTCGTTAATGAGCTTGCTCCTAGGCCGCACAATTCTGGTCATTATACTATGGAAGCATGCCGTACCTCGCAGTTTGAGCAGCACGTCAGAGCGATCTGTAACTTGCCGCTTGGCGATTCGGCGCTTCTAACACCAGTTGTAATGGCAAACATTCTTGGAGAGCATATGGAACCGCTGCTGGAATGGATGAAAGAGCATGATGTTGTAGCTGAACAGCTCGGCGTCGAACCCAAGGTACATCTTTACGGTAAAGCAGAAGCTAAGCATAAGCGAAAAATGGGACATCTCAACGTGCTCGCCCCGAACGTGGAAGCGGCGCTGGAATGGATATCTCAATCGAATATATGGAGGGTTTAA
- the purS gene encoding phosphoribosylformylglycinamidine synthase subunit PurS, which translates to MKAKVYVTIKENVLDPQGNAVQGALHTLGFSEVGQVRIGKYLEVELDTNDRAQAEERLKVMCEKLLANTVVEDYRFELEG; encoded by the coding sequence ATGAAAGCAAAGGTTTACGTGACGATTAAAGAGAACGTGCTTGACCCGCAAGGTAACGCGGTGCAAGGTGCATTGCATACGCTTGGATTCAGCGAAGTTGGTCAAGTGAGAATCGGCAAATACCTGGAAGTGGAATTGGATACGAACGACCGCGCGCAAGCGGAGGAAAGACTTAAAGTAATGTGCGAGAAGCTTCTAGCGAACACGGTTGTAGAAGACTATCGTTTCGAATTGGAGGGCTGA
- the purE gene encoding 5-(carboxyamino)imidazole ribonucleotide mutase, giving the protein MSSLVGVIMGSTSDWETMKKACEVLEELNIPYEKKVVSAHRTPDLMFEYAESAASRGLKVIIAGAGGAAHLPGMVAAKTVLPVIGVPVQSKALNGLDSLLSIVQMPGGIPVATVAIGTAGATNAGLLAAQMIGSFDPEVQAKVSARRDRITQDVLDNGELP; this is encoded by the coding sequence ATGTCGTCACTTGTCGGCGTCATCATGGGAAGCACGTCGGATTGGGAAACGATGAAGAAAGCGTGCGAGGTGTTGGAGGAATTAAACATCCCGTATGAGAAAAAAGTCGTCTCCGCGCATAGGACGCCGGATTTGATGTTTGAGTATGCTGAGTCTGCCGCATCCCGCGGCTTAAAAGTGATCATAGCCGGTGCCGGCGGCGCTGCCCACCTACCAGGTATGGTTGCCGCCAAAACTGTTCTGCCCGTTATCGGAGTGCCTGTACAGTCTAAGGCCTTGAACGGGCTAGATTCGTTGCTATCCATTGTGCAAATGCCTGGAGGAATTCCTGTGGCAACGGTCGCTATCGGCACAGCAGGGGCTACCAATGCAGGCTTGCTTGCAGCGCAAATGATTGGCTCCTTCGATCCTGAAGTTCAGGCAAAAGTATCAGCACGTCGTGATCGGATCACGCAAGATGTGCTGGATAATGGAGAACTGCCATGA
- the purL gene encoding phosphoribosylformylglycinamidine synthase subunit PurL, producing MAQQVSAKEPTALQIAEQKIYKQFGVSDKEYDLICGFMGRQPNYTEIGVFSVMWSEHCAYKNSKPLLKRFPITGPRVLMGPGEGAGIVDIGDNQAVVFKIESHNHPSAIEPYQGAATGVGGIIRDIFSMGARPVALLNSLRFGKLENERVRYLFEHVVSGIAGYGNCIGIPTVAGEVMFDEAYEGNPLVNAMCVGLIDHDKIQRGVAKGIGNPVFYVGPATGRDGIHGATFASEDLSAESESKRSAVQVGDPFMEKLVMEATLELIDSGIVLGIQDMGAAGLTCSSAEMASKAGNGMELYLDEVPQREEGMTAYEMMLSESQERMLFVCEPQHEAQAKGIFERWGLHCAKVGKVSDDGRLKLFHKGELVGDMPVQALVDDCPIYEKPSQIPEYYLKNGSIDTNSYEQVLDLNAALKKVLGSPSLASKEWVYNQYDYMVRTETAVRPGSDAAVVTIRGTRKGLAMTTDCNGRYVYLDPEVGGKIAVAEAGRNIVCSGAEPLAITDNLNFGSPEKPEVFWQMEKSVDGMAEACRVFETPVIGGNVSLYNENKKGAIYPTPVVGMVGLVHDIDHITTQEFKAEGDVIFLLGETKAEIGGSEFQYAVHGVTEGRPPELDLATENKLHKSVLSVIQQGLVASAHDLSEGGLAAALAEAGFGRGLGANVTFETHLRPDLALFSESQSRILLSAKPEAADKLAIALETAGIPVQRLGVVTGDRLVITVGGHDAINASIAELRHEWKEAIPSRMNGTSK from the coding sequence ATGGCGCAGCAAGTATCAGCTAAGGAACCAACAGCCCTGCAAATCGCGGAACAAAAAATATATAAACAATTCGGAGTTTCCGATAAAGAATATGATCTAATTTGCGGCTTCATGGGTCGTCAGCCTAACTATACGGAAATTGGTGTTTTCAGCGTAATGTGGTCCGAGCATTGTGCATACAAAAACTCTAAACCATTGCTGAAGCGTTTCCCAATTACAGGACCTCGCGTTCTGATGGGACCCGGCGAAGGCGCGGGAATCGTAGATATTGGCGACAATCAAGCGGTAGTGTTCAAGATTGAATCCCACAACCATCCCTCTGCTATTGAGCCTTACCAAGGCGCGGCAACAGGTGTTGGCGGTATTATCCGGGATATTTTCTCCATGGGTGCACGGCCAGTAGCTTTGTTGAATTCCTTGCGTTTCGGTAAGCTAGAGAACGAGCGTGTTCGTTACCTTTTCGAGCACGTAGTAAGCGGTATTGCTGGTTATGGTAACTGTATTGGCATTCCAACGGTTGCTGGGGAAGTTATGTTTGACGAGGCTTATGAAGGCAATCCATTAGTAAACGCTATGTGCGTAGGGTTAATCGATCATGATAAAATCCAACGCGGCGTAGCTAAGGGAATCGGAAATCCAGTGTTCTATGTTGGGCCAGCAACTGGTCGTGACGGGATTCACGGAGCGACTTTTGCATCCGAGGATTTGTCAGCTGAGTCTGAATCTAAGCGTTCAGCGGTACAGGTTGGAGATCCGTTCATGGAGAAGCTTGTTATGGAAGCAACGCTTGAGTTGATTGATTCCGGTATCGTGCTTGGTATCCAGGATATGGGTGCAGCTGGTCTTACTTGTTCTAGCGCAGAGATGGCGAGCAAAGCCGGTAACGGTATGGAGCTATATCTCGATGAGGTTCCTCAGCGTGAAGAAGGAATGACTGCTTACGAAATGATGCTATCCGAGTCGCAAGAGCGGATGCTGTTCGTTTGTGAGCCGCAGCACGAAGCGCAAGCTAAGGGGATTTTCGAGCGTTGGGGTCTTCACTGTGCGAAGGTTGGTAAGGTTTCCGATGACGGTCGCTTGAAATTGTTCCACAAAGGCGAGCTAGTTGGCGACATGCCAGTACAGGCACTAGTAGATGATTGTCCGATCTATGAGAAGCCTTCGCAAATTCCGGAATATTATTTGAAAAATGGTTCAATCGATACGAACAGCTACGAGCAAGTGTTGGATCTTAATGCTGCACTGAAAAAAGTACTAGGCTCCCCGTCGCTTGCGAGCAAAGAGTGGGTCTATAACCAGTATGATTACATGGTTCGTACAGAGACAGCTGTTCGCCCAGGCTCGGATGCGGCAGTCGTTACAATTCGCGGCACTCGTAAAGGATTAGCAATGACAACTGACTGTAATGGTCGTTATGTGTACTTGGATCCTGAAGTAGGCGGTAAGATTGCGGTAGCTGAGGCTGGCCGTAACATCGTATGCTCAGGTGCTGAGCCACTTGCCATTACGGACAACCTGAACTTCGGTAGCCCTGAGAAGCCGGAAGTGTTCTGGCAGATGGAGAAATCCGTCGACGGTATGGCGGAAGCTTGCCGTGTGTTCGAGACACCAGTTATCGGTGGTAACGTATCCCTGTACAACGAGAATAAAAAAGGCGCGATCTATCCGACCCCAGTTGTCGGTATGGTTGGTCTAGTTCATGATATCGATCACATCACAACACAAGAATTCAAAGCTGAAGGCGACGTCATCTTCTTGCTAGGAGAGACGAAAGCGGAAATCGGCGGCAGTGAATTTCAATATGCAGTTCACGGCGTGACGGAAGGTCGTCCTCCTGAGCTTGATCTTGCAACAGAAAATAAGCTGCACAAATCGGTGCTTAGCGTTATTCAACAAGGTCTTGTCGCTTCTGCGCATGACTTGTCTGAGGGCGGTCTGGCTGCGGCATTGGCTGAAGCAGGATTCGGACGCGGACTTGGCGCTAATGTAACATTCGAAACTCATCTTCGTCCTGATCTCGCATTGTTCAGCGAATCACAATCTCGTATCCTGTTATCGGCTAAGCCGGAAGCTGCGGACAAGCTGGCCATAGCTCTTGAAACAGCTGGTATTCCTGTACAACGCCTAGGTGTAGTTACAGGAGATCGTTTAGTTATTACTGTTGGTGGACACGATGCGATTAACGCGTCGATTGCTGAGCTTCGTCACGAGTGGAAAGAAGCCATTCCAAGCCGGATGAACGGTACTTCCAAATGA
- the purB gene encoding adenylosuccinate lyase: MLERYSRPEMRAIWTEENKYKAWLEVELCACEAWAELGVIPHEDTVELRKNAKFDINRINEIELETRHDVIAFTRAVSESLGAERKWVHYGLTSTDVGDTAIGYLLLQANNILRTDINNFIAILRDQAIKYKDTPMMGRTHGVHAEPTTFGLKLALWHEEMKRNLERFERAADGVQFGKISGAVGTYANIDPEVEQFVCNKLGIKAAPISTQTLQRDRHAEYMATLALIASSIDKFATEIRGLQKSEFREVEEPFGKGQKGSSAMPHKRNPIGCENMSGLSRVIRGHMLTAYENVPLWHERDISHSSAERIILPDATMLLNYMLNRFGNIVKNLTVFPENMKRNMSRTYNVPFSGRVMTKLIDKGFSREQAYDTVQPRAMQAWEEQRDFRDIVESTAEFTDVLSADEIADCFDPTWHLKHVGTIFDRLGLK; this comes from the coding sequence ATGCTAGAACGATACAGTCGCCCGGAGATGCGGGCAATTTGGACAGAAGAGAACAAATATAAAGCTTGGCTAGAAGTTGAATTATGTGCTTGTGAAGCTTGGGCGGAGCTAGGTGTAATTCCTCATGAAGATACAGTGGAGCTGCGTAAGAACGCTAAGTTCGATATCAATCGCATTAACGAAATCGAGCTGGAAACACGTCATGATGTTATTGCATTTACTCGTGCGGTATCCGAAAGCTTGGGAGCAGAGCGTAAGTGGGTGCATTATGGACTGACTTCTACAGATGTAGGAGATACGGCAATTGGGTACCTTTTGCTGCAAGCTAATAACATACTTAGAACTGACATTAATAATTTCATAGCTATTCTTCGCGACCAAGCGATTAAATATAAAGATACTCCAATGATGGGCCGTACGCATGGCGTTCATGCTGAGCCAACAACCTTCGGTTTGAAGCTCGCACTGTGGCATGAAGAGATGAAGCGGAATTTAGAGCGTTTTGAGCGTGCTGCTGATGGCGTACAATTCGGTAAAATTTCTGGAGCTGTCGGAACCTATGCGAACATTGATCCAGAGGTTGAGCAATTCGTTTGTAACAAGCTAGGCATTAAGGCAGCTCCTATCTCGACACAGACACTACAGCGTGACCGTCATGCGGAATATATGGCGACTTTGGCATTGATTGCGAGCTCTATCGATAAGTTTGCGACGGAAATTCGTGGCTTGCAGAAGAGTGAGTTCCGCGAGGTTGAAGAGCCGTTCGGTAAAGGTCAAAAAGGCTCCTCAGCTATGCCGCACAAGCGCAACCCGATTGGCTGCGAGAACATGAGCGGCTTATCCCGTGTTATTCGTGGACATATGCTGACTGCCTATGAGAATGTACCACTTTGGCATGAACGCGACATCTCGCACTCCTCCGCTGAAAGAATTATTTTGCCGGATGCGACGATGCTCCTTAACTATATGCTTAACCGTTTCGGTAATATTGTGAAAAACCTGACAGTATTCCCAGAGAACATGAAACGTAACATGTCCCGTACTTACAATGTGCCTTTCTCCGGTCGCGTAATGACGAAGCTGATTGATAAAGGCTTTAGCCGTGAGCAAGCTTACGATACAGTTCAACCACGTGCGATGCAGGCTTGGGAAGAACAACGCGATTTCCGTGATATTGTGGAATCGACTGCGGAATTTACAGACGTTCTGTCTGCGGATGAAATTGCGGATTGTTTTGATCCGACTTGGCATCTGAAGCATGTGGGTACGATTTTCGATCGACTGGGATTGAAGTAA
- a CDS encoding NCS2 family permease — MERFFKLKELGTNVRTEIMAGLTTFMTMAYILAVNPSILGGEGLLDPYAVFLATALAAGIFTIAMGLFVNFPVALAPGMGLNAFFATTVIASKATDHPITPSMGLAAVFISGIIFLILTITQIRQILIVAIPDALKHAITVGIGLFITIIGLKNSGLMTIAVDGVTADGQYKELLGFQSIIHMGNLENSTVYMTIAGLAIISILMVLKIRGAILYGILLVTLLGFIPGIDIVSFDSLKGQDWVPQLDKLNFWDFDFADLLTTGLLTAVATFTFVELFDTFGTLVGTANRAGFFKDKEKGKKIVGKAMFVDAVAVSGGAMLGTSTVTAYVESSAGVAAGGRSGLTAVSTGVCFIIALFLAPVALLIPPSATSAALIIVGVLMLQSVKEIDFSDYVVGIPAFLTVALMPFTYNIANGISFGVVSYVLLAFIANLAGDKKHRIHWLMWVLFFVVIARYAFVGSQG, encoded by the coding sequence ATGGAACGTTTCTTTAAGCTAAAAGAACTGGGAACGAACGTACGCACTGAGATCATGGCCGGTTTGACAACGTTTATGACTATGGCGTACATATTGGCGGTTAACCCAAGCATATTGGGTGGAGAAGGATTATTGGATCCTTATGCGGTATTCCTCGCAACAGCACTAGCAGCAGGTATTTTCACAATCGCAATGGGTTTGTTCGTTAACTTCCCAGTTGCACTGGCACCAGGTATGGGACTTAATGCGTTCTTCGCAACAACGGTTATTGCATCGAAAGCGACTGATCATCCGATCACGCCTTCCATGGGATTGGCAGCAGTATTTATTTCGGGGATAATCTTCCTCATACTTACGATCACACAAATTCGTCAAATACTAATCGTAGCGATTCCTGATGCACTTAAGCATGCGATCACGGTTGGTATTGGATTATTCATTACAATCATCGGCTTGAAAAACAGCGGTCTGATGACAATAGCTGTGGATGGAGTTACCGCGGATGGCCAATATAAAGAATTGCTCGGCTTCCAATCCATTATTCACATGGGCAACCTTGAGAATTCTACCGTCTACATGACTATTGCTGGTCTGGCTATTATCTCGATCCTTATGGTATTAAAGATTCGCGGCGCGATTCTATACGGAATCCTGCTCGTGACATTGCTCGGATTTATTCCGGGAATTGATATCGTAAGCTTCGACTCACTTAAAGGACAAGATTGGGTTCCTCAATTAGATAAGCTTAACTTCTGGGACTTCGATTTCGCTGATTTGTTAACGACAGGTTTGCTGACAGCAGTAGCGACCTTCACGTTCGTTGAATTGTTTGACACATTCGGTACATTGGTCGGAACGGCTAACCGTGCAGGATTTTTCAAAGATAAAGAAAAAGGTAAGAAAATCGTTGGTAAAGCAATGTTCGTTGATGCAGTAGCAGTAAGCGGTGGCGCAATGCTCGGTACAAGTACAGTAACGGCTTACGTTGAAAGCTCTGCTGGTGTAGCGGCTGGCGGTCGTAGTGGTCTGACTGCCGTATCAACCGGAGTATGTTTCATTATCGCGTTGTTCTTAGCACCAGTTGCTTTGCTTATTCCACCATCCGCAACTAGCGCAGCACTGATCATTGTGGGTGTATTGATGCTTCAATCTGTTAAAGAAATTGACTTCTCCGATTATGTTGTCGGAATTCCAGCTTTCTTGACAGTTGCTCTTATGCCTTTCACTTACAACATCGCAAACGGTATTTCCTTTGGTGTCGTTTCTTATGTTCTGCTCGCGTTCATTGCGAACCTTGCTGGAGACAAGAAGCACCGGATTCACTGGTTGATGTGGGTACTATTCTTTGTCGTAATCGCCCGTTACGCATTTGTTGGTTCACAGGGCTAA
- a CDS encoding phosphoribosylaminoimidazolesuccinocarboxamide synthase, producing MTTQALATAEGLVNAPLIHKGKVRELYDLGENLLIVVTDRISAFDYVLDPPVPGKGSVLNGLSSYWFEKTAELLPNHVVHTDVALLGDIVTEPEKLAGRIMVSRKAKRIDIECVVRGYITGGGWRQYQTNGEVNGIKLPEGLHKNSKLEQPIFTPAGKNDIGHDEDIPFEEMARRVGLELAEALRERSLKLYEFGRDYCAKRGIILADCKFEFGLIGDEIILIDELFTPDSSRFWAEENYKLDVEIDSMDKEPVRAYLAGSDWDKNSPPPSLPAAVVEATTSRYREIADRLTRA from the coding sequence ATGACTACCCAAGCTTTGGCTACGGCCGAAGGGCTCGTAAACGCCCCCCTTATTCATAAGGGTAAAGTCCGGGAGCTATATGATCTCGGCGAAAATTTACTTATTGTAGTAACCGACCGGATTTCCGCTTTCGATTACGTGCTGGACCCTCCGGTTCCTGGCAAAGGTAGTGTGTTGAACGGTCTGAGCTCTTATTGGTTTGAAAAAACGGCAGAATTGCTGCCTAACCATGTGGTGCATACCGATGTTGCGTTGCTAGGCGATATCGTAACCGAGCCGGAAAAGCTTGCGGGTCGTATTATGGTAAGTCGCAAGGCAAAGCGGATTGACATCGAATGTGTTGTGCGTGGTTACATTACCGGCGGTGGGTGGCGGCAATACCAGACGAATGGCGAGGTTAACGGAATTAAACTTCCGGAGGGCTTGCATAAGAATTCGAAGCTGGAACAGCCGATCTTTACGCCTGCAGGCAAAAATGATATCGGTCACGATGAGGATATTCCGTTTGAGGAAATGGCGCGGAGAGTTGGCTTGGAGCTTGCTGAGGCTTTACGCGAACGTAGCTTGAAGCTGTACGAATTCGGCCGGGATTATTGCGCGAAGCGCGGGATTATCCTTGCGGATTGCAAGTTTGAATTTGGTTTGATTGGCGATGAAATCATACTTATTGATGAATTGTTCACCCCGGATTCCTCGCGTTTCTGGGCGGAAGAGAATTATAAGCTTGATGTCGAAATCGACAGCATGGATAAAGAACCCGTGCGCGCGTACTTGGCGGGCTCGGATTGGGACAAAAATAGTCCGCCGCCGTCGTTGCCAGCTGCTGTCGTCGAAGCGACCACTTCGAGGTACCGGGAGATCGCTGATAGGCTGACTAGGGCTTAG